Proteins from one Mus pahari chromosome 10, PAHARI_EIJ_v1.1, whole genome shotgun sequence genomic window:
- the C10H15orf61 gene encoding uncharacterized protein C15orf61 homolog, with protein sequence MEALRRAHEATLRLLLCRPWASGAASRPKPRASEVLTRHLLQRRLPHWTSFCVPYSAVHNDQFGLSHFNWPVPGANYHVLRTGCFPFIKYHCSKAPWQDLAPQDRFFTALKVINLGIPTLLYGLGSWLFARVTETVHTSYGPITIYFLNKEDEGAMY encoded by the exons ATGGAGGCCCTGCGGAGGGCCCACGAGGCTACGCTACGGCTGCTGCTGTGCCGGCCCTGGGCCTCGGGCGCCGCTTCTCGCCCGAAGCCCCGCGCCTCGGAGGTGCTGACGCGGCACCTGCTGCAGCGGCGCCTGCCGCACTGGACTTCCTTCTGCGTGCCCTACAGTGCGGTCCACAACGACCAGTTCGGCCTGTCGCACTTCAATTGGCCGGTGCCGGGCGCCAACTACCACGTCCTACGCACCGGCTGCTTCCCCTTCATCAAGTACCACTGCTCCAAGGCGCCCTGGCAGGACCTGGCCCCGCAGGACCGCTTCTTCACCGCGCTCAAGGTCATCAACCTGG gTATTCCAACTTTATTATATGGACTTGGCTCCTGGTTATTTGCCAGAGTCACAGAGACTGTTCATACCAGTTACGGACCAATAACAAtctattttctaaataaagaaGATGAAGGTGCCATGTATTGA